One Eriocheir sinensis breed Jianghai 21 chromosome 32, ASM2467909v1, whole genome shotgun sequence genomic region harbors:
- the LOC127006103 gene encoding muscle-specific protein 20-like translates to MALQRQVMAKMLGKRDSEQEKEALEWIFTILGEPVPQGEFENILQDGTVLCRLINKLSPGAVPKINTSGSQFKMMENINNFLSAIKAYGVPIQDVFQTADLYEKKQVSQVSTTLFALGRATYMHPEWPGPWLGPRPSEENKREFTEEQLAASKTVIGLQAGSNKGATQAGDTTGAQRRVIVGK, encoded by the exons ATGCTGGGAAAGAGGGATTCcgagcaggagaaggaggctcTGGAGTGGATCTTCACCATCCTGGGAGAGCCCGTTCCTCAGGGAGAGTTCGAGAACATCCTGCAGGACGGCACG GTGCTGTGTCGCCTGATTAACAAGTTGTCCCCCGGCGCGGTGCCCAAGATCAACACCTCCGGCAGCCAGTTCAAGATGATGGAGAACATTAACAA CTTCTTGAGCGCCATCAAGGCCTACGGCGTGCCCATCCAGGACGTGTTCCAGACTGCCGACCTGTACGAGAAGAAGCAGGTGTCCCAGGTGTCCACCACGCTCTTCGCCCTGGGCCGCGCC ACGTACATGCACCCCGAGTGGCCCGGCCCCTGGCTGGGTCCCCGCCCATCCGAGGAGAACAAGCGCGAATTCACAGAGGAGCAGCTGGCGGCCTCCAAGACAGTCATCGGCCTCCAGGCTGGCTCCAACAAGGGCGCCACCCAGGCCGGGGACACCACTGGTGCCCAGAGGCGGGTGATCGTGGGGAAGTAA